The DNA region AATAAAAGTTGCTAGAGTTCTAGTACAACAATTGCATAAGTATAATATCAGGTTAGATATAGATTTTGCACCatgcaagctaataaaatatacaagaaaccGAAGTTCAAACAATGATTAATGGAAAGATATAGTTCAtgattattttaagaaaaacttaagATTTATCTTTACACTATTCTAGTGATGTTAACTGGATAATAGGTGCTAGTGACAGTAAATCCACATTCAATGAATTTTCACTCTTGATGGTAGTGCTAGTTGTTGGGCATCAAAGGAGACTTGTATTAGTCACTTGACAATAGAGTCTAGTTTATAGCATTAGTAGTTGTTGAAAAAGGATCAGAATTATTAAGAAATTTGTGATTGAATATTGAGTTATGACCACAACCAAGGTTAAAGATCTTGTACAATATTGGAGCTTGGGTCTTGGATCATGTAATGTCAATGTTTGACACACCTGTAAGTTTGCTGAGATTAATCCAAATGAGTTTTAATACTATAAACCTTAACTACTTTGCTTGGTACTTTAAACATAAGTCAATAAAATTGAAAAGTCATTcaattcagttttttttttttttttgactttttgAGTATATTATGTATTCATTAAGACAACATAAACTCATAAGTTACCTTATGTATCTATAATGTAGAAAATTGTGTGGGCTTGGGTTTCAAATCACAAACTTGAAATAACTACTACCATATCATAAccttaaaataaaatatcataagaAGCTTTTCCATGCTCATTCCATTTTTATTGCTGGTAATTCTTTGCTTTGTGACATATAATTATTGCTTAGCAGCTGAAATCCAAGGTGGGAGAAGTCATGTCTTCTCCTGCGATCACACTCACACCTGACAATACAGTCCTAGGTAAACTTCTTTGCCAATGACTTCTCTTCCTAATATACATGTCTTTTTTTATCTAGTTTGGATAAGAGCTCTTTCCTATAAAATTCGTGCAGATGCTGCAGCCTTAATGCTCAAGATGAAGGTCCACAGGGTACCTATTTTAGATGTGGAAAAGAGAGTTATAGGTAAGAGTCGCAAACTAATTATAATGTTATCATGAATATCCATCTTCATATCATGCAGCCATGTATGTATCACTAGTATAAACTTGATTTGATAAACCAGGAATGGTGACTCGAACTGACATATTCCAAGCATTGGAGGCACAGAAGGTAGAGTCCGTTTCTTAGAGCACGTCCACCAGCTATGTATTAAATGAGTGCGATGCTTTTGTTCTTGTATAATCCGTGTGTCAGCATTTACTGTGATAGAACTACTGTTCTTTCGGAATACTATGCAACTGCTTTGCATGGGTTATGTCGTCGTATATAGATTGTCATGCTGTATTAGTGTCAGAACTTTTTTTGGCTGGGTAAGTTATATTATATGATGCTTGACATATGCTTTTGGGTTAAAGAAGCTAAATTAGTTGCAGCATTCCTGGAGCACAATATATATTTCTGAGAATTTAATACTATAAACTAGACGATATAAACATATTTGTCTTGTTATATCTAAATTTCTCCCTGTTGAAGGAATCAAGGACTTTTCTGTTTTACACTGACGTTTTCTATTCTTTCGTCGGGATTGAGTTAAGTGATATTGACCCATTTCTTAGAGCTCTCTATGTCGTTAATTGATTGTGGTCCCCAAAGTAGTGTCCTACTGCTTAATTTCAGGTTTGTGTTATATGAAAATTCTGCATCTCTTGACATTACATTAGCCTGTTGTTTTATTAATTATTTGTGGTCCAAACTTTTTAATGGATGGACGAACGTTTGAATTCAAACGCTTGAAGCTTAGCCATGGCTACCTGTTTATGGTTATTGGACGTGCAACTACGGCTTTGATTACTTCATTTCTTGTCAAATACCCGTTATGTTACAACATTATCTGCCATATGTGTTCACTTTACTCAGGTAAAAGCATTCTGAACGGACCATGGCTGATTACAGGTTTAGCCGACCCGGCCAAGGAGAAGACACTGTACATTTGCTTGGGAGGCTTGGCTTCTTTGCAGAGAGGTGTGAAATGCAAGATTATTAACTAGCATCACTTTTATTCAAAGCCCTTTTCTCTTGGCGTAGTAGTTATAACTACACTACGaaccaaaataaataattatcCTGTTCTTTACATCCCAGATTGCCGGCCGAAAGTTCGTGCTTTGTAGAGCGCAAGATAGAAACGCAGCAAATTACAGGTgattgaacaaaaaaaaaaggaaaaaggaaacgaGAACTGGAACGTGTTCACTGCGAGGGGAACTTCGCCCTGGCGGCAGAGCAGATGCTGGACCCAGAGAAACTACTGTTATTGCCGTTGCTCTGACCCTGGTGGCACAACACTGTACTAGTCGAGGTCGACGTCGTGGCATGCACCGCCGCCGCCGGAGCTGTCGACCCCTTAAGGAGGAAGTCAACCTTGGCGTATTCCTCCCTCTCGTGTCGGATCTCCTTAATCATAGCCGCCACGTCCTTCATCGTCGGCCGCTCGTCCGGCGAAACGTTGACGCACAGCAGTGCCACACCGAGCACCTGCAGCATTTCCTGCACCTCTGGGTCCGGCCGGCCTCTCAGGACTGGGTCGATCACCTCTACGCTCCCCTTCTTCCTCCGCACCCAGTCCACCACGTGAAGCCCGTCAGGGATCGTCGGATCGATCGGTTGCTTTCCCGTCAGCACCTCCAGCACGACCACGCCAAAGCTGTAGACGTCGCTCTTTTCAGTTATCTTCATCATGTAACCGTACTCTACAAATGCACATCCCAGATCATGTAAATTGCAGTGATACTTGGTAGAGAGACATTAAAGTTTGATGTCGATACGAACCAGGAGCAATGTAGCCATAGGAGCCAGCGACGGTGTTGGAAGACCGAGCAAGGTCTCCATCCTCGACGAGCTTCGCGAGTCCGAAATCAGCAATGTAGGCCTCGAAGTCGAGCCCGATCAGGATGTTGTTGGCCTTAATGTCTCTGTGAGCGATCGGTGGTACGCAGTCATGGTGGAGGTAGGCGAGGCCTTGCGCCGCCCCCAGGATGATCTGATACCTCAAGTCCCACTCCAGCGAGAAGCCACTGCGTTCGTGGAGCAGCTCCCCGAGGCTGCCGTTGGCCACGTAATCGTACATTAGCAGCCTGGTGTTCTTGTTCCAGCAGCACCCGAGGAACCTTACGATGTTCTTGTGCCGGATTGAACCCAGCGTCCTCACCTCCGCTGAGAACGAGTCTCGTACTCTGCTGCTGTTGCAGTCTTCCTTGGCCGTCATCTTCCCCATCGAGGAGGCACTAGTCGGCCAGAGCTTCTTCACGGCGATCGCctctccgttgtccatttgaacGCGGTAGACCACTCCGGAGTAGCCTTTTCCGATAACATTTGCGTCCACCAGACTGCGCACAACCTGTTCGACGGaaaagttgagcttttgaaaggGGGTGAATTGCCACGGCCAAGACATCTCCCCGCCCATCTCCGAGTCGTCGTCGTCGCCCTTCccgcctccaattctcttcgccCGTATTACTCCAATCATCCCAACCACCATCGCCACTGTGGCAGTGACGAGCAAGGCTATCGCCAACTTcaactggtgcatccttctgctCTCAGCTTCAGCCTTAATAATCGGCCGGCCATTGGCGTCCAGCGTCACGAAGCACACGTCTCCGCCGTGTGTGCAGAGGCCTTGATTGCCGGCGAGGTCGGAAGCAGAGAGTTGGCGGAAGAGCTTGGTATCGGGGAGGTAGCCGGTGAAGTTGTTGTTGGAGACGTTCAGCGTCACCAAGTTCTCTAGCCCAGCAAGCGAAGTCAGACTTCCGTCCAGCATATTGTAGGAGAGGTCGAGCAGCGAGAGTTTGCTGAGCGCCGAAATCTTCTCTGGGATTGATCCGGTAAGCACATTCCTGCTCAGGTTAAGGGCAATGTCAAGACCTTCAATGAGGCAGATCTCGGCAGGGATGCCGCCAGAGAGCTGATTGCTGCTAAGGTCAATGAATTCGAGATTGGAGCATTGGCCTAGCGAAGGAGGTATCGCGCCGGAGAGTGAATTGCCACAAAGCATGAGCTTGCTCATGGAAGCCAGCTTCCCGAAGTTACCGGGAATTTGCCCTGTGAGCTGGTTTAGCGAGAGGTCGAGCACCTGCAGCCTGGTGATCAAAGACAATGAATCAGGGATGGCGCCGGAGAGCGTGTTGTTGCTGAGGTCGGCCATCTGGAGCTGAGAGCAGTTGCCTATGGAGGCCGGAATAGTGCCCGTGAGGCGGTTGCCGGAGAGGTCGAGGAAGTCTAGGTTCATGAGCCCGCCAATCTCCACCGGGATGGAGCCAGCAATGCGGTTGCTGCCGAGGCGGAGCCGGATTAGGGAGGCGCACTGGCCAATCTCCGCTGGTATCGGGCCGGAGATGTCGTTGGAGAGCAGCAGGAGTTTGGTGAGGTTGGGTAGGAGGAAGAGGCCGGGAGGGATGGGTCCAGTCAAATGGTTGTGTGAAAAGTCAAGCGCCTGGAGGTTGGAGAGCGAGGCGAAGGAGGGGGGAATGGCGCCCTCCAGCTGGTTCTCCCAGGCAAAGAAGACGGTGAGCGACTTGAGCGCCGACAGACCGGCGGGGATAAGACCGGAGATCTGGTTGGTGTCGAGTTGCAGCTGCGTGAGCGAAGTGAGGTTGGCGAGTGAAGGCGGGATCGAGCCGGAGATGTTGTTGTCGCTCAGCATGAGCTCCTCCAGGTTGGTGAGCGCACCCAAAGACGTAGGGATGGCGCCTGAGATGGAGTTGATGGAAATGTCGATGGTCTGCAAGGAAGCCAGGCCACCGAACTCATCCGGGATGCGGCCGGAGAGCGCGTTCTGCCATAGGAGAAGCCGCTCGAGCTTCGACAACCGTCCTATCGTCGCCGGCAATGGTCCGGAGAGCGAGTTCTCGTAGAGATAGAGGTTGACGAGGGAAGAGCAGTTCCCGAGCTCCGGCGGGATGGAGCCGGATAGCATGGTAGTGTATATGGACAAGGTTTGGAGGTTGGCGAGCCGTCCGAACGTGGCCGGAATGGGGCCAGAGACCTTGGTGTCCGCGAGGCCGAGGACGGTGAGGTTGGCGCAGAGAGAGAGGGAGTCAGGAATCGGCCCGGAGAGGTCGCGGTTGCCGCCGGCGCGGAACGTCTCGAGGAGTGAGAGATTGCCAAGGGCGACTGGGATGGGGCCGGATAGCCGGTTGTCGAACAGTATGAGGTGACGTAGCTCCGCTGCAGCTCCGAGGTCATCCGGGATGGAACCAGAGAGCTGATTGGAGTTGAGTATGAGAGAGGAGAGCGAAGGAAGGCGGCCGAGGGCCGCAGGGATGCCGCCGGAGAGGGAGTTGGAGCTGAGGTCTAGCACAGCGAGGAAGGAGCAGTCGCCGAAGTCAGGCGGGATGGCGCCGGTGAGGTTGGCGTCGGAGACAACAAAGGCGGCGAGGCTGGGGAGCGCGGCGCAGAGGCCAGCAGGGAGGGAGATGGCCAGGGAAAGCGACTGGATAGCGACGGCCGACACAGAGCCTGCGGCGTTGCAGGTGACATGGCTCCACTTGCAGGGCGTGGCATGGGCCGGGTTCCAGTCCGGCAGCGCGGCTGCAGAGGAGTTGATCCACTGGTAAAGCGCAGCGACTTCCTGGTTAGCTGGAACCAGAGACGGCAATGAGAATAGCATTAGAAGGAAGTAGAAGCGTGGAAGAAGCAGCAGACGGCTGcgctggaggaggaggaggaggaggaggcggaggtGGTTCTGCTGCCTCGACCTCGGCATCCTCAAAACCTCCTCGGCTTCAAATCCCAACTCGCTCGCTCTCCCCCCGGTGAGTTTCTGCTGTCTCACTCTTATTTTGCATTGggtctctccctctcttttcctttCCTCTCTCTCTCCTTCCCTATTTTAAGCTGCCGATCAAAACAGAGGATCAAAATCGAGCTTGACTCGAGCGAGCTCGTTGCCAGCCAGAATGGATCCCGTCCATGGCGCTCGCACAGCCCTCTGCTTCAGCCAGACACGGAGCATCTTGACGCACGCAGCAGCAGCCAAGTCTTTATAATTAATTATGCGAGAGACAGAGAGATTTAAAAAGAAAAGTGAGCAGCGAGAAAAGTAAATGGTCACCGCAAGCTGCTTGCTGTATAGGGTTTATATTGTTATTTGCGGGACTAATCCGTTGGCTACGCCTGGGACTTCGGGCGGGGGCCTTGTTTTCGTAATGACACTGCAGACAAGTAATAAATCGGGAGTGGGTGAAATGACAGTGGGGTGTGGGTTTTAGAGCATTAGTCGACAGTTTATTGCATTGAGTTGGGATCTGTTTATTTTTTAAGTGAACCGAGTGCGTGGGATGAACCGGGATTCGATGGGTGTCCGGTCTGTCTGGTCGAGTTATTCGGGGAGGGAGACTCGTGCACCTGTCGTCACGTCAATTAAGTAGGTTGGAAAAACTGGAACATTTAGTTTTTAAATATCCATGTATGGCAGATGAGAGATTAACTATACATGATGTAGAAGATGTCCGTCTGCATACGAATACTTTGGATTTGTGACTATAAATAGATatcttgttttattttctttgatcCATCTGGTATGGGAAGTAAGTGAtagtagtttttattttttactgtTGAATTATGAACAAATTATAAGTGTGTATAAATTAATATATACATGATATTGGAAGTGTATTCAGATATAAATATAAACCATTTTTAACACCTaattacttttatatatatatatatatatatatatatatatatatatatatatatatatatatatatagataaaatCGGCACACTTTTATATAAGCGACTAATGTCCAGCACTAACAATCTAAtatagtcaattttttttttttaatttctgttATTTACATGCAACAATTCTCTTTTCTCTCATTTAATTGCATATAAGATGATATTGATTTCTACAAACCAGCACCAAGATAGTGTTGACACCATCATCCATCTTGATGTTGGTTTGTAAAAATCAGCACCATACCTTGGTGCTGATTTGTAGGGTGTTGATTTTTATAAATCAATACCACCTTAGTGTTAGCACAGCTAAAATAACATCATCACCATGATGTTGGCTGGTAGAAACTAACACCAATGTGATGTTGATTTTTACAGACCAAGTGTTGATTTCTACAAACCAGCATCATGTGATGCTAAAGACCAACATCAACATCAATACATTGGAGTTGGTCTTTAAAGACTAACACTAAAATAGAAATCAGCACCAATATGGTGTTGGTTTCTACAAACCAGCAACAAGGTGGATGGTGCTAGTTTAGTGGTGTCAGCACCAACTTGATGCTGGTTTTTACAAATCATCACCACCTTGGTACTGATTTAGTTGTTTCAACATCACCATTGTATTGGTTCGTAGAAACCAGTATCACCCCGTATGCAATCAAAGGAGAGCGATGATACAAAGATCAAGGAATTACCCTTCTATGTGATAACTAATttcaattttctaatttttttctctctcaaTAATGTGGGGTAGTCATGGGTATGGACAAACCCACAAAAGGGCCAGGGGTGGGTCATAGAGGctcccatttttttttttaaaaaaaattactaatatacttttaaaattttaattaataaaatattttaaaaacaaaacaaaaagacaCCAAACTCCCTTTCCAATCCTTTTCTCAAGAAAAAATTTATTCATCTCCTTAATCTTATGATTTATGAAGGTATCATATTTTCCTATCTAACCTTTCGATTTTAACATTTTGGAAGCAtatatcatatttatttattgttCTTTATATGTTAATTGTTAGTTTGGTGCTTTTAAGTTTCATCTATTTTGAGTGTTTTAAACTATAAAGATTGTGAAGAATCTATTTTACAATAGAATGAGTGATCAATTATTAAATGATATTTtgatggtatatatatatatatatatatatatatatatataccatcaAAATatcatttatattttagtttatcaaatgattatattataaattattataaaaaaataaaagtcaaTTATAAgttacatttcaaatgatgataatatttttaacttttttattCGTCTTTTACTTATACTTTTATGATTTTATATGAATTATGCTCTCACCCCAAACAAAGTTTATGGATCCCCTTAGTTGTAGGGGTGTTAGGATGACGAATTTCACCTTTTTTACAAAAAGAAGTGAGAAGAGAGTtattgcatgcagatgagagacgaattaagaaattaaattttgatcacGTCAAATCGTCCACATTGAATGTCACCGGATCTCACATAAAGATGTGCAGACACATACTCTctctctttatatatatttttctctatATATATACTAGGAGTGAGTAAAAGTTTGATTAATTGATCAAAccaattgaattttaaaattcggttatgtttgtttagaaatttaatttttttcttaaaaaaattagttaatttgatttagtttcaattttaaattttttaatttagttaaaccaaattaatcaaatttttataccctattttttaaaatttaaattgaattttattaaaataaataaaaaaaaatagttaattgGTTAATTCAATTTTCTACcgaattaatcaatattttattgattcattttgttcattttttaaaaaatccgaTCCATTCAgtttattctaaaaaaaattgatttaattaatttaatccagttcaatttaattttaatcgaaTACTCATTCTAGTTGGGACGAATAAAACCCGTAAAACCAAAAAGGAGAGGGattttatgaaatattttaaaatgcaaCCAACATTTACTATTTCtaaatttctatttatttatcaaaatactcACTATTTAATATCGAAATACCTTTAACAtcaaaatggaaagtttgaaagaCATTTTGATGTTAATGaaatcttagatttttttttaaaactaataaatagtAAAgacatttaaaaaatataagtcaTAAATTGAAGCAATAATTTAAGTTATAGTGAGGTCCTtccattatttttttcataaatttaaaactaaagaGGTAACAAATAGCTAGCCAGATTAATGAGTTGGATATTTATAATTTAGTATGTtgcatataaaatattaaaattaaaaactcatatTCATTCTCTGCAAAATAAATGAATAATCAACACATCAAATAAGATAAATACAATTAGAAAAAAATCAAGTAATATTTAGTATTGACATTTGTGATAATAAACTTACAATGTTtcaattgagagaaaaaaaaatctaagattaCTATTCAAAGATGGAAAATTTCTTTCTCATATCACACTTTACAAATAATTAGTAGAATGccatatttatttattcatttttcaTAATTTTGTATTATCTCTTCCAAGTGTACATTGGGACAACATTTTAAGTTTAGGATATGTATGTAATAAGTAATGTTTTTTTCCCTTTGGTAATtcagatattcaattttttttgtaTCGAATAATTTTAAAGGTGACTGGTTCATAAAAAATTTAGCAATGTTCTTGATTTTCCCTCAAATCACTCAACtacatatttattaattttatcgtTGATTGGACAACGTTACTTATATTGATCGATAATTTACTATTGAAAATTGTTCCTTTCTTAGAGTTCTTTGGGAGAATTTGTACGTAGTCCCCATTGACAAACAAAATTTTATATGTAGTCCTTAGTGGTAAAaatctttgtttccactccctaataaaaaatatttacctaattgtccttgatatttttaagtataaaagtctaaaaatgaatataattcctcttaaatttagtacattaaactagaatttagtatattttctatcaaattgagcacgattctttttccacctcaattaatgaaaaatatattaatttttttaaatggtactcaattggatgaaaaatatattagattttctttaaataatgttgaatttaagaggaattatattaagtaggaaaaaagtcatgctcaatttaataaaaaatatactcgattctagtttaaagtacagaatttaacataaattatactcgtttttatactatttgtacctaaaaaatatgaggggtaattttaataaaaaatatactcgattctagtataaagtactgactttaagaggaattatattcattttagtatttttttattaaattgagcacgattctttttccacctcaattggatggaaaatatactagattttctttaaatgacactcaattgaatgaaaaatattctagattttctttaaatgatattgaatttaggaggaattatattaaagcAGGGAAAAAATCGTActcaaattaatagaaaatatactcaattctagtgtGAAGTGCTaactttaagaggaattatactcaacaaataaaattttacatgcaaaGAGTGAAGACAAAGTTTTTTGTGATTGGAGACTGCATGCAAAGTTAAAATTATGATtggagatttttctctaatttaccgttcTTTTATATCATCGACTAACAAAAAATAGTCTATTGTCTTTTCTCTAATACAAAGGGAAAGTaccatgctcttggagataatatCTTTAAATCTTTGTAAGGTTCAAATCAACCCACACTTATGCCATCATATTGCAACAATAAAATTGTCATACtgcttgatcctgtccgagtgctgagtcgatggtcgctggggatgtggcgctcttgTTGACTCCGTGTGGCCCTCTGagtgatgtagatctccggcgagaacctgcaagcacaaaatcgagccggtaaggggttcccggcggcgtcCCTTCGACGCTCAAATCAGCTCCCGACGACAAGAAATCGAAAGAGAATGACGAGGACTATGGCTACAGTAATGAATAGCGCATACCTCCGTtggagtctgggggtccttatatagggctccctgaaggcgcgtgcacgcttctcaaagtatacctgtaatgagtgtgtcaaaaaagcgtgtctgacgccatacctcaataacgtgagcatatccctgacgtgacagtggaaacttcgatcgtacgattctctgtctgatccgGCCGCCTACCATGCTGCCTGTCGGCGACACTTGTCTCGAGGAGGATAGAGTCACCTGCCCCTTTTGTCTCATACCAAGCCGAACGGAAGAACCGCTCGGCTAACATTGCGATTGGCCGAGTGGGACACCTGCTCAGCCCATCATACGAAGGCCTTGGCGTTGATCGACCGAACCGGAGAACCTCTGTGGCCATGGTTCCCGTTCGGTCGAGACGAAAACCGCTCAGCCTTCATCCCCTGTTGTCACTCGCAGAGCGTCGGGAGCTCGGACCCGAGTCAAGCCGAGATGTCGAGATGCCGGGTCGGCTTTCCGCCGACCGGGGAGGTGATTCGCTCGGTCGGGCACCTACagggcgttgaccaccttgaccttCTGCCGGACGGGCCCGGACGACACCCCCTTTACCACCGAATCAcatgtcttcccctcaagtctagtcgaaggaagctgAAAGTCTGACTTACTAGATAAGTAGCCTGGTGAGGAATTGGCCGGTCGGCCAACAGATGAGCTGGATCCCGCCGGTTCCCGTAGGATAGGTCTTTTTCTCCCGGTCGGTGCTTCGTGCTTTTGTACTTGTCATTTTTTGATACTTTTCCTCACCGCTGTCGAGGGGGTGCGGGGCGGTCGGCTATTGCTGACATCGTCCGAATCCCCTCATGATATGTACAGATCTCTTCCATTAAGGCCGGGCACGCGCCCATTAAATATTGACCTGTGGGGGGACGCCACGTGTCGCTGGTGCAGTCGCCGCACGTCCGAGGTGACAGCtgctgatgtgacgtttggcAATTTGAATTCAATGGTCAGATGTGCACTTCGATCCTTGTGCGCTAGATCGGACGACTATGCTCAGCCGTGCCCATCTTTATAAAGCTTTGGTGTCGCAGCTTCCTCGGCGCTCTGTTTCCGCTTCTCCCTCGTTTGCTCTGGCGACTTTGCTTGCTCCCAGTGCTCCGATGACTCCCAGCTTTCTCCCATCGTGCTTCATTTTCTTGTAAGCTCTAACTTCCGTTTCTTTTCTTTTGGCCTTCATCGTCCTTCAACATTCCTTTATTCTGTTTAGTGAAACACTTGTCGATCCTACCTTATTCTTCCGTCAACTCTCTTAGCAAATTCTTCCGCCTCTTTGTTTTCCGACTATGGCCAGTTCCTCCCAGCTGGTCGACGTGGCCCCTAGTCcctggtacaccaccatggagaccaggtttgatGCCGGCGACGCGACACATCTCATAAATGCCTTTGACCTTCCGTCGGACCACGAGCTTGTCCTGGCCGGACCAATCGATCGGTCACACAACCCGCCGACCGACACTATTTGTTTCTTTCGAGACCAGTTCGTGGCCGGTCTTCGGTTCCCAATCCCTCCATTTATAACTGAAGTTTGCAATTTTTTCCGAATCCCGCTCGCCCAGCTCGCCCCTAATTCTTTTCGCCTGCTGTGCGGCGTGGTGGTGTTGttccgagtgcacaacatccCACCGACCTCTCGggtcttccactacttttactattCCAAACAATCTGAGCTGGGCACATATCTCTTCCAATC from Zingiber officinale cultivar Zhangliang chromosome 4B, Zo_v1.1, whole genome shotgun sequence includes:
- the LOC121974799 gene encoding LRR receptor-like serine/threonine-protein kinase RGI1: MPRSRQQNHLRLLLLLLLQRSRLLLLPRFYFLLMLFSLPSLVPANQEVAALYQWINSSAAALPDWNPAHATPCKWSHVTCNAAGSVSAVAIQSLSLAISLPAGLCAALPSLAAFVVSDANLTGAIPPDFGDCSFLAVLDLSSNSLSGGIPAALGRLPSLSSLILNSNQLSGSIPDDLGAAAELRHLILFDNRLSGPIPVALGNLSLLETFRAGGNRDLSGPIPDSLSLCANLTVLGLADTKVSGPIPATFGRLANLQTLSIYTTMLSGSIPPELGNCSSLVNLYLYENSLSGPLPATIGRLSKLERLLLWQNALSGRIPDEFGGLASLQTIDISINSISGAIPTSLGALTNLEELMLSDNNISGSIPPSLANLTSLTQLQLDTNQISGLIPAGLSALKSLTVFFAWENQLEGAIPPSFASLSNLQALDFSHNHLTGPIPPGLFLLPNLTKLLLLSNDISGPIPAEIGQCASLIRLRLGSNRIAGSIPVEIGGLMNLDFLDLSGNRLTGTIPASIGNCSQLQMADLSNNTLSGAIPDSLSLITRLQVLDLSLNQLTGQIPGNFGKLASMSKLMLCGNSLSGAIPPSLGQCSNLEFIDLSSNQLSGGIPAEICLIEGLDIALNLSRNVLTGSIPEKISALSKLSLLDLSYNMLDGSLTSLAGLENLVTLNVSNNNFTGYLPDTKLFRQLSASDLAGNQGLCTHGGDVCFVTLDANGRPIIKAEAESRRMHQLKLAIALLVTATVAMVVGMIGVIRAKRIGGGKGDDDDSEMGGEMSWPWQFTPFQKLNFSVEQVVRSLVDANVIGKGYSGVVYRVQMDNGEAIAVKKLWPTSASSMGKMTAKEDCNSSRVRDSFSAEVRTLGSIRHKNIVRFLGCCWNKNTRLLMYDYVANGSLGELLHERSGFSLEWDLRYQIILGAAQGLAYLHHDCVPPIAHRDIKANNILIGLDFEAYIADFGLAKLVEDGDLARSSNTVAGSYGYIAPEYGYMMKITEKSDVYSFGVVVLEVLTGKQPIDPTIPDGLHVVDWVRRKKGSVEVIDPVLRGRPDPEVQEMLQVLGVALLCVNVSPDERPTMKDVAAMIKEIRHEREEYAKVDFLLKGSTAPAAAVHATTSTSTSTVLCHQGQSNGNNSSFSGSSICSAARAKFPSQ